From one Simplicispira suum genomic stretch:
- a CDS encoding alpha/beta fold hydrolase gives MIEPRLNYVSCAGAAAGTGQDSHRMAYWEWNATGNPQHPHVVVCVHGLSRQGRDFDTLARTLAPHARVICPDVVGRGESDWLADPMQYEVQHYAGDMLAMLQQLQQQAPIESLDWVGTSMGGLIGMVVSSLPPGVLPVSVRRLVLNDVGPAIEWSALERIGEYLGAPLRFESIEQAAAQLWAMSTSFGPHTPEQWLALTRPMLRKTPEGPYRLHYDPAIAQPFGALTREAAEQGEALLWQLYDAIRAQTLVLRGAQSDLLSVATAQAMAGRGPKARCVEFAGVGHAPTLVAADQVEVVREFLLAPPQQGRA, from the coding sequence ATGATTGAACCTAGGCTGAACTACGTATCCTGTGCCGGCGCCGCAGCAGGCACGGGGCAGGACAGCCACCGCATGGCGTACTGGGAATGGAATGCCACGGGCAACCCGCAGCACCCGCATGTGGTGGTTTGTGTGCACGGCCTCTCTCGCCAGGGACGCGATTTCGATACTCTGGCGCGCACGCTGGCTCCGCATGCCCGCGTCATTTGCCCCGACGTGGTGGGGCGCGGTGAGAGCGACTGGCTCGCCGATCCCATGCAGTACGAGGTGCAGCACTATGCAGGTGACATGCTGGCCATGCTCCAGCAACTGCAGCAACAGGCCCCCATCGAGTCCCTCGATTGGGTCGGCACCAGCATGGGTGGACTGATTGGAATGGTGGTGTCCAGCTTGCCGCCGGGGGTGTTGCCGGTGTCGGTACGCCGTCTGGTGCTCAACGACGTCGGGCCTGCGATCGAATGGTCAGCGCTGGAGCGCATTGGCGAGTACCTGGGCGCGCCGCTGCGCTTTGAATCGATCGAGCAGGCAGCCGCGCAGTTGTGGGCCATGTCCACCAGCTTCGGTCCGCACACGCCCGAGCAGTGGCTGGCGCTGACGCGCCCCATGCTGCGCAAAACCCCAGAGGGGCCGTACCGCCTGCACTACGACCCGGCCATCGCCCAGCCCTTTGGCGCTCTGACACGCGAGGCAGCCGAACAGGGCGAAGCACTGCTGTGGCAGCTTTATGACGCCATCCGTGCGCAGACCCTGGTGCTGCGTGGCGCGCAGTCCGACTTGCTCTCCGTTGCCACGGCGCAGGCCATGGCTGGGCGTGGCCCCAAAGCGCGCTGTGTCGAGTTCGCTGGCGTCGGACATGCGCCCACCTTGGTCGCTGCCGATCAGGTGGAAGTGGTTCGTGAATTTTTGCTGGCACCGCCGCAGCAAGGCCGTGCATGA
- a CDS encoding RelA/SpoT family protein, with protein sequence MKNSVAVTQRGASGESTVPVLVAATAGAVPEQANALARARVFAEPLIGGELLGTGENALDHADAVAAILKGIGGSEAMQAAAYLVHTCPHLNRPREVIAKAFGDNFATLAVETTQLMHLQEQAREARAPDDPGEQTESVRKMLLAFSRDLRVVMLRLASRLQTLRFYAVSKRPVSPAIAHEALHVFAPLANRLGIWQFKWELEDLAFRFLEPDTYREVAQLLDEKRIERELYMEQLRTSVEAALHAQGITATVQGRPKHIYSIVKKMRGKSLAFEQLFDLRALRVIVPNVKDCYQALSWVHSHFTPLVEEFDDYIAKPKPNGYQSLHTIVRDDSGKAIEIQIRSQDMHAHAESGVAAHWAYKEAGSKGYAGVSASSEYDAKIAVLRQLLAWERDFSGAPQHRNLFDDRIYVLTPNAAIVELPQGATPVDFAYAVHTSVGHRCRGARVDGAMVPLNTPLQNGQTVEVSTAKEGGPSRDWLNADLGYLTSHRARTKARAWFNALAQNETIARGREAVEKLLQREGKTAMRLEELASQLGFRSADALFEVVGKDEFSLRNIEVLLRPSEPAPTPDDYLLLKKARAPDKDPKGGVLVVGMDSLMTQLARCCKPAPPDDIRGFVTRGKGVSIHRADCRNFRELAARSSERVIPVEWGAPRPSANAAFYPVDVAVEASDRHGLLRDISEVFAKEKMNVIGVQTQSIKGTAWMTFTVEVSDSARLSKVLSVVAQVGGVHSARRR encoded by the coding sequence ATGAAAAATTCGGTGGCTGTCACGCAGCGGGGTGCGTCCGGCGAGTCGACCGTGCCCGTGCTGGTTGCGGCCACGGCGGGTGCGGTTCCAGAGCAAGCGAACGCGCTGGCGCGTGCGCGCGTTTTTGCTGAACCGCTGATCGGTGGCGAACTGCTGGGTACCGGCGAAAACGCGCTGGACCATGCCGATGCCGTCGCCGCAATTCTCAAGGGAATTGGCGGCTCGGAGGCGATGCAGGCGGCAGCCTACCTGGTCCACACCTGTCCGCACCTCAACCGCCCGCGCGAGGTGATCGCCAAGGCCTTTGGCGACAACTTTGCCACCTTGGCGGTGGAAACCACGCAGCTCATGCATTTGCAGGAGCAGGCGCGCGAGGCGCGGGCACCCGACGATCCCGGCGAGCAGACCGAGAGCGTGCGCAAGATGCTGCTGGCATTCTCCCGCGACCTGCGCGTGGTGATGCTGCGCCTGGCTTCGCGCCTGCAGACGCTGCGCTTTTATGCCGTGAGCAAACGACCTGTGTCGCCGGCCATCGCGCACGAAGCGCTGCATGTCTTCGCCCCCTTGGCGAACCGGCTGGGAATCTGGCAGTTCAAGTGGGAGCTGGAAGATCTGGCGTTCCGCTTTCTCGAACCCGACACCTACAGGGAAGTAGCGCAGCTGCTGGACGAAAAGCGCATTGAGCGCGAGCTCTACATGGAGCAGCTGCGCACCAGTGTCGAAGCGGCTCTGCACGCCCAAGGCATCACCGCCACGGTGCAGGGCAGGCCCAAACACATCTACAGCATCGTCAAAAAGATGCGCGGCAAGTCGCTGGCCTTCGAGCAGCTGTTTGATCTGCGGGCCCTGCGCGTCATCGTGCCGAACGTCAAAGACTGCTACCAGGCACTGAGTTGGGTGCATAGCCATTTCACCCCCTTGGTTGAGGAATTCGACGACTACATCGCCAAACCCAAGCCCAATGGCTACCAGTCGCTGCACACCATCGTGCGCGACGACTCTGGCAAGGCCATCGAGATTCAGATCCGCAGCCAAGACATGCACGCGCATGCTGAGAGCGGCGTCGCAGCACACTGGGCCTACAAAGAGGCGGGCAGCAAGGGTTATGCGGGCGTGTCGGCCAGTAGCGAATACGACGCCAAAATCGCGGTGCTGCGCCAGCTGCTGGCGTGGGAACGTGATTTCTCCGGGGCGCCCCAGCACCGCAATCTGTTTGATGACCGCATCTATGTGCTGACGCCCAACGCAGCCATTGTTGAACTGCCGCAGGGCGCTACGCCGGTGGACTTTGCCTACGCTGTACACACCAGCGTCGGTCACCGCTGCCGCGGCGCACGCGTCGATGGTGCCATGGTGCCGCTCAACACCCCTTTGCAAAATGGCCAGACGGTGGAAGTGAGCACCGCCAAGGAGGGTGGACCGTCGCGCGACTGGCTCAATGCGGACCTCGGCTACCTCACCAGCCACCGTGCACGCACCAAGGCACGTGCCTGGTTCAACGCGCTGGCGCAGAACGAGACCATTGCACGCGGCCGTGAGGCCGTTGAGAAGCTGCTGCAGCGAGAAGGCAAGACCGCGATGCGGCTCGAAGAGCTTGCCAGCCAACTGGGCTTCCGTTCGGCCGACGCCTTGTTTGAAGTGGTGGGCAAGGACGAATTCTCGCTGCGCAATATCGAGGTGCTGCTGCGTCCTTCCGAGCCTGCGCCGACACCTGACGACTACTTGTTGCTGAAAAAGGCGCGTGCGCCCGATAAAGATCCTAAGGGCGGTGTTCTGGTGGTCGGCATGGATTCGCTGATGACGCAGCTGGCTCGCTGCTGCAAGCCCGCGCCGCCCGACGACATCCGCGGCTTCGTCACGCGCGGCAAGGGGGTGAGCATTCACCGCGCCGATTGCCGCAATTTTCGCGAACTGGCGGCCCGCAGCAGCGAGCGCGTGATTCCCGTCGAGTGGGGCGCCCCTCGACCAAGTGCAAATGCAGCCTTCTATCCCGTCGATGTGGCTGTCGAGGCCAGCGACCGCCATGGCTTGCTGCGCGACATTTCCGAGGTGTTCGCCAAAGAAAAAATGAACGTGATCGGCGTGCAAACCCAGAGCATCAAGGGCACGGCCTGGATGACGTTCACGGTGGAAGTATCTGACTCGGCGCGCTTGTCCAAAGTCTTGTCCGTTGTGGCCCAGGTGGGCGGCGTGCATTCGGCACGCAGACGCTAA
- a CDS encoding AraC family transcriptional regulator: protein MQDNAYATSDKMTMGSDTGQRTPSLPDSVTVKVVQLPEGADFPIEQHPWGQFVYPRAGVIELTVKSNRYAAPPDFGVWLPPGTEHVARADGETSYFVLDIDADLCTRLPQRASVLSVGAIAKAIFLDLQKRQVRKPQSPEDVRLMEVLIDQLSVSAPVDSFLPMSSDAALRKVLEALCKNPGDSRTLVEWARYVHSTERTLARRCTRDLGMTFLEWRQRLRLSRAFAMLADGLAVQVVAQKLGYGTTSAFIAMFQKTIGTTPNAFRAQVRDSAELG from the coding sequence ATGCAGGACAACGCATACGCCACTTCCGACAAAATGACCATGGGCTCAGACACCGGCCAGCGCACGCCATCGCTTCCGGATTCCGTGACGGTGAAAGTCGTGCAACTGCCCGAGGGCGCGGACTTTCCGATAGAGCAGCACCCTTGGGGACAATTCGTCTATCCCCGTGCTGGTGTCATCGAGTTGACCGTCAAGAGCAACCGCTATGCAGCCCCGCCAGACTTTGGAGTGTGGCTGCCGCCCGGGACTGAACACGTAGCGCGGGCTGATGGCGAGACCTCCTACTTTGTCTTGGACATCGACGCCGACCTGTGCACTCGCCTTCCACAGCGCGCCAGTGTTCTTTCTGTGGGCGCTATTGCAAAGGCGATATTTCTGGACTTGCAGAAGCGGCAAGTGCGCAAGCCCCAAAGCCCGGAAGATGTCCGGTTGATGGAGGTGCTGATCGATCAATTGAGCGTCAGCGCACCCGTGGACAGCTTCCTCCCGATGTCGAGCGATGCCGCACTCCGGAAGGTGCTGGAAGCACTCTGCAAGAATCCTGGCGACAGCCGGACGCTTGTTGAATGGGCCAGGTATGTCCACAGCACAGAGCGAACGTTAGCGCGCCGATGTACCCGCGACCTCGGCATGACCTTCCTGGAATGGCGGCAGCGACTTCGGTTGTCGCGGGCATTTGCCATGCTGGCAGACGGCCTTGCGGTTCAAGTGGTGGCCCAAAAGTTGGGATATGGCACCACCTCCGCATTTATTGCGATGTTTCAGAAAACGATAGGCACCACGCCGAATGCGTTCCGGGCCCAGGTGCGGGATAGTGCGGAGCTTGGCTGA
- a CDS encoding 1-aminocyclopropane-1-carboxylate deaminase/D-cysteine desulfhydrase gives MTALETLGQIPRLDLRGFASPVQLLERFSQEIGVEVWCKRDDIGTVGLAGNKVRKLEVELAYALANGATHLVAEGSRLSNATRAVAAASAALGLKCTLLLCHDAPNEPVGNLMLDGLFGADMRFVGDISWHELGQRAESLVSELEQAGEKVYRLPIGCASERSCLGFALAYGELRQQMSQQGRTARTIVHASSSGGTHAGLVLGNALHGFESEIRGIVVAEDVYSDVVGTYLSFAQGGARLLGAQVALTRDHINITEDYLGEGYGLPLAGVYEAIDLLASKEGVVVDPIYSGKAVAAIVDLASKNELKGPVVFWHTGGYHAVFDPSYAKRIWSSIGRLATVTL, from the coding sequence ATGACTGCCTTGGAAACGCTTGGACAAATCCCTCGCCTGGACCTGCGAGGATTCGCTTCCCCTGTACAACTTTTGGAGCGATTCAGCCAGGAAATTGGCGTTGAGGTCTGGTGCAAGCGGGACGACATCGGCACCGTGGGACTCGCGGGCAACAAGGTCCGAAAGCTTGAGGTGGAGCTGGCTTACGCGCTGGCAAACGGCGCTACGCATCTGGTTGCAGAGGGCTCACGCCTGTCGAATGCCACGCGCGCGGTGGCGGCCGCCAGTGCTGCCCTCGGCTTGAAATGCACGTTGCTGCTTTGCCATGATGCGCCCAACGAGCCTGTGGGAAACTTGATGCTCGATGGCCTTTTTGGCGCGGACATGCGGTTTGTTGGAGACATCAGCTGGCATGAGCTGGGCCAGCGCGCGGAGTCACTTGTCAGCGAGCTGGAGCAAGCCGGAGAAAAGGTCTATCGGCTTCCAATCGGCTGTGCTTCAGAACGCAGCTGCCTCGGCTTTGCCCTTGCCTATGGCGAACTTCGCCAGCAGATGAGCCAGCAGGGCCGCACCGCCAGGACAATCGTGCATGCCAGTTCCTCTGGCGGAACCCACGCTGGCCTGGTCCTTGGAAACGCGCTGCATGGCTTCGAAAGCGAGATCCGTGGCATTGTGGTGGCCGAAGATGTGTACTCCGATGTGGTGGGTACCTATCTCTCGTTTGCCCAAGGAGGTGCGCGCCTGCTGGGCGCACAGGTGGCGTTGACTCGGGACCATATCAACATCACCGAGGACTATCTGGGGGAAGGATATGGACTGCCCCTGGCCGGCGTTTACGAAGCGATCGATTTGCTGGCCTCCAAGGAAGGCGTGGTTGTAGACCCAATCTACAGCGGCAAAGCCGTGGCTGCCATCGTCGATCTCGCGTCGAAGAATGAATTGAAGGGGCCAGTTGTCTTCTGGCACACGGGCGGATATCACGCGGTGTTTGATCCCAGCTATGCAAAGCGCATTTGGTCGTCGATCGGAAGGCTTGCCACCGTCACTCTGTGA
- a CDS encoding ParB/RepB/Spo0J family partition protein yields MNTATFQETQAVATGSTAAAMAASQELLLIPLSKLRPSSRNVRKSGGTSIPELASSIARVGLLQNLTVVAAPDGEHYEVVAGRRRLAALKLMVKRRKLTKDHEVHCLLVQDDAARTVSLTENVQREAMSPIEELFAWKDLVAEGRPVEDIAADFGVTPLVVQRRLKLANVSPRLLADFGKQIVTLEQLMALAITDDHAAQEAAFYESPQWQRNPDALRDHLTSEEIDASRDAVARFVGLEAYEQAGGGVRRDLFADDHNGIFLTDGALLDTLARDKLVPLAEQVRAEGWAWVDAAPRATASDLYQFQRARSTRREPTKTEAKRIAKLEDQQVKLQEQLDDDNEDMTDEQAQALRDAMDALGNELEAVERKLVEYPAAVVALAGAIVSVDSMGGMVVHRGLLREEQAKALRDQARQEEGGAGMASDARTGTDESAKSGISEKLAKRLSAHRTAALQAEVARHPHVALVALVHRLALRIIVESYGAGDSAVNISATPQDGLGLHAPDMADAPAAVGMRKVWEAWAHRLSNDSDALFAELLAFPQQELLSLLAVCVASTVSALASQEGEIPATALAQAVNLDMHDWWTPTAAGYFEHVSKAKALEAVQVFAPDQVNRLGKLKKAEIASEAERLAAGRGWLPVMFRGQEAAVEVETEAGREVGGDADVSAETSGSADSEVHEDAHAVA; encoded by the coding sequence ATGAACACCGCTACCTTTCAGGAAACCCAAGCTGTCGCCACGGGCAGCACCGCCGCCGCCATGGCGGCTTCGCAGGAACTGCTGCTCATTCCGCTGTCCAAGCTGCGACCCTCCAGCCGCAACGTGCGCAAGAGCGGCGGCACGTCGATTCCCGAACTCGCGTCCAGCATCGCACGTGTGGGCCTGCTGCAAAACCTCACCGTGGTGGCCGCGCCCGATGGGGAGCACTACGAGGTGGTGGCTGGGCGGCGGCGCCTTGCAGCGTTGAAGCTGATGGTCAAGCGCCGCAAGCTGACGAAGGACCATGAAGTCCATTGCCTGCTGGTGCAGGATGATGCGGCGCGCACCGTGAGCCTGACCGAGAACGTCCAGCGCGAGGCCATGTCGCCCATCGAGGAACTGTTCGCCTGGAAAGACCTTGTGGCCGAAGGCCGCCCCGTGGAGGACATTGCTGCAGATTTCGGTGTGACGCCGTTGGTAGTGCAGCGGCGTTTGAAGCTTGCCAACGTCTCGCCCCGGCTGCTGGCGGACTTCGGTAAGCAGATCGTGACGCTGGAGCAATTGATGGCTCTGGCCATCACCGATGACCATGCAGCGCAGGAGGCGGCGTTCTACGAATCACCGCAATGGCAGCGCAACCCGGACGCGCTGCGCGACCACCTGACCAGTGAAGAGATCGACGCCAGCCGCGATGCGGTGGCGCGCTTTGTCGGGCTGGAGGCGTACGAACAGGCAGGCGGCGGCGTGCGCCGCGACCTGTTCGCGGATGATCACAACGGCATCTTCCTGACTGATGGCGCGCTGCTGGACACCTTGGCGCGAGACAAGCTCGTTCCACTGGCCGAGCAGGTGCGTGCCGAAGGCTGGGCCTGGGTGGATGCCGCTCCGCGTGCCACAGCATCGGACCTGTACCAATTCCAGCGGGCGCGCAGCACACGGCGGGAACCCACCAAGACCGAGGCCAAGCGCATTGCCAAACTGGAAGACCAGCAGGTGAAGCTGCAGGAGCAACTGGACGATGACAACGAAGACATGACCGACGAGCAGGCGCAGGCGCTGCGCGACGCCATGGACGCACTTGGCAACGAACTGGAGGCCGTGGAACGCAAGCTGGTCGAATACCCGGCTGCCGTGGTGGCGCTAGCCGGTGCCATCGTGTCGGTCGATTCCATGGGCGGCATGGTGGTGCACCGTGGTCTGCTGCGCGAAGAACAGGCCAAGGCACTGCGGGATCAGGCGCGGCAGGAAGAGGGTGGGGCGGGCATGGCCTCGGACGCCAGAACCGGCACCGACGAGTCTGCCAAGTCAGGAATCTCGGAGAAGCTGGCCAAGCGCCTCAGCGCGCACCGCACGGCAGCGCTGCAGGCCGAGGTGGCGCGGCATCCCCACGTTGCACTGGTCGCCTTGGTGCACCGCCTTGCGCTGCGGATTATCGTGGAGAGCTATGGGGCGGGAGATTCGGCGGTCAACATTTCTGCGACGCCCCAGGATGGGCTTGGACTGCATGCGCCCGACATGGCAGATGCCCCCGCAGCCGTGGGCATGCGCAAGGTGTGGGAGGCCTGGGCCCATCGCCTGTCCAACGATTCGGACGCGCTGTTCGCCGAACTGCTGGCTTTCCCGCAACAGGAGCTGCTGTCCTTGCTGGCGGTGTGTGTGGCTTCCACGGTCAGCGCGCTGGCTTCGCAGGAAGGAGAAATCCCCGCCACTGCGTTGGCGCAGGCCGTGAACCTCGACATGCACGACTGGTGGACCCCGACCGCCGCAGGCTACTTCGAGCATGTCTCGAAAGCCAAGGCGCTGGAGGCGGTGCAGGTGTTTGCTCCCGATCAGGTGAACCGGCTGGGCAAGCTCAAGAAGGCTGAGATTGCGAGCGAGGCTGAGCGGCTGGCTGCGGGGAGGGGGTGGCTGCCGGTGATGTTCAGGGGCCAGGAAGCGGCTGTCGAAGTCGAAACAGAAGCGGGGCGCGAGGTCGGGGGTGATGCCGATGTCAGCGCCGAAACCAGTGGCAGCGCCGATTCGGAGGTCCACGAAGACGCACACGCTGTGGCGTGA
- a CDS encoding LysR family transcriptional regulator ArgP, translating into MGAFDPDALECLAAVVEEGSFERAAQRQLISQSAVSQRLMGLEAQIGVALVVRSRPVKLATAGQLLLKHVKQLRVLRADFGRDLRTLVPGSTRRAFDDERISIAVNADCLATWVLPALRELAHHGHPLEIIADDHTLTHQWLREGLVQGCVTTQAQGLKGCKVVAVGQMDYVAVAQRAYTGRHCPRGLGMDNFREIPFVAFNRKDDTQAQFVAAALGLPQVRLNQLFVPSAEGRLEAVLDGWGAGVFPRLLVQGMLREGRLCDIAPGTSRAVPMYWHCWTLESEVLDHLTAALVRAAQNHMSVEPLAA; encoded by the coding sequence ATGGGCGCATTTGATCCTGATGCATTGGAATGCCTGGCCGCTGTGGTGGAGGAAGGGAGTTTTGAACGGGCGGCGCAGCGGCAGCTGATCTCCCAGTCCGCTGTGTCGCAGCGGCTCATGGGGCTGGAGGCGCAGATTGGAGTCGCTCTTGTCGTTCGAAGCCGGCCTGTCAAGCTCGCCACTGCAGGGCAACTGCTGCTCAAGCACGTGAAGCAATTGCGTGTGCTCCGGGCTGACTTCGGGCGAGATCTGCGGACCCTGGTGCCAGGGAGCACCAGGCGTGCATTCGACGATGAGCGAATATCCATTGCCGTGAACGCGGACTGCCTGGCCACCTGGGTGCTGCCTGCGCTGCGCGAGCTTGCACACCACGGCCATCCGCTGGAAATCATTGCGGACGATCACACACTCACACACCAATGGCTGAGGGAGGGCTTGGTGCAGGGGTGCGTCACAACGCAGGCGCAGGGCTTGAAGGGCTGCAAAGTGGTGGCCGTTGGGCAGATGGACTATGTTGCTGTGGCCCAAAGGGCCTACACAGGCCGCCATTGCCCACGAGGCCTGGGGATGGACAACTTTCGAGAGATACCGTTCGTGGCGTTCAATCGCAAAGATGACACGCAGGCGCAGTTTGTTGCGGCGGCGCTAGGGCTTCCCCAAGTGCGCCTCAACCAACTGTTCGTGCCCAGCGCCGAGGGGCGCCTGGAGGCCGTGCTGGACGGGTGGGGAGCCGGTGTGTTTCCCCGACTACTTGTGCAAGGAATGTTGCGGGAAGGCAGGCTTTGCGACATTGCCCCGGGCACGTCACGGGCGGTGCCGATGTACTGGCACTGTTGGACGCTTGAGTCTGAAGTACTGGACCATTTGACTGCGGCGCTGGTCCGTGCTGCTCAGAATCACATGTCAGTAGAACCTCTAGCGGCGTAG
- a CDS encoding DUF932 domain-containing protein — protein sequence MQLASRFAPQSPVLRSEHPLSDDQIRAVAPSIFAQAPHGSRSERYSYIPTATVLQELRGEGFQPFMVCQTRVRQEGRRDFTKHMIRLRHASQINGREANEIILLNSHDGTSSYQMLAGMFRFVCQNGLVCGDTVADVRVPHKGDVAGQVIEGAYEVLNGFGQAQQSRESMQAITLDAGESEVFARAALTLKYDDPAKPAPITETQILMPRRTDDDRRDLWSVFNCTQENLVKGGLRARAANGRRQSTRPVQGIDQNLRLNRALWLLADGMRQLKA from the coding sequence ATGCAACTCGCATCCCGTTTCGCGCCGCAATCACCGGTGCTGCGTTCCGAGCATCCTTTGTCGGACGACCAGATCAGGGCCGTGGCCCCGTCCATCTTTGCGCAGGCCCCGCACGGCAGCCGGTCCGAGCGCTACAGCTACATCCCCACGGCGACCGTGCTGCAGGAGCTGAGAGGGGAGGGCTTCCAACCCTTCATGGTCTGCCAGACCCGTGTGCGCCAGGAGGGCCGGCGCGACTTCACCAAACACATGATCCGGCTGCGCCACGCCAGCCAGATCAATGGCCGCGAGGCCAACGAAATCATCCTGCTCAACTCCCATGACGGCACCAGCAGCTACCAGATGCTGGCGGGTATGTTCCGCTTCGTCTGCCAGAACGGGCTGGTGTGCGGCGACACCGTGGCCGATGTGCGCGTGCCCCACAAGGGCGATGTGGCTGGGCAGGTGATCGAGGGCGCCTATGAAGTCCTGAATGGCTTCGGTCAGGCCCAGCAATCCCGCGAATCCATGCAGGCCATCACCCTGGATGCAGGGGAGTCGGAGGTGTTCGCCCGCGCCGCGCTGACCCTCAAGTACGACGACCCGGCCAAACCAGCACCCATCACGGAAACGCAAATCCTGATGCCCCGCCGCACGGATGACGACCGCCGCGACCTGTGGAGCGTGTTCAACTGCACCCAAGAAAACCTCGTCAAGGGCGGCCTGCGCGCCCGCGCTGCCAACGGACGCCGCCAGAGCACCCGGCCCGTGCAGGGCATTGACCAGAACCTGCGCCTGAACCGCGCCCTGTGGCTGTTGGCCGATGGCATGCGCCAGCTCAAGGCCTGA
- a CDS encoding DUF736 domain-containing protein: MANIGTFTAQNGNYTGTVRTLTLNVKVRLVPSDKASENAPDYRVVAGNGLEIGAAWKKLSKAERPYLSVTLDDPSFPATLYARLVEGEDGAHNLIWSRSKGD; encoded by the coding sequence ATGGCCAACATCGGCACCTTCACCGCACAGAACGGCAACTACACCGGCACGGTTCGCACCCTGACGCTCAACGTCAAGGTCCGGCTCGTGCCTAGCGACAAGGCAAGCGAGAACGCTCCGGACTACCGCGTCGTCGCTGGCAACGGGCTGGAGATCGGCGCGGCGTGGAAGAAACTCAGCAAGGCGGAGCGCCCCTACCTGTCCGTGACCCTGGATGACCCGTCGTTCCCTGCCACCCTCTATGCCCGCCTGGTCGAAGGCGAGGACGGTGCGCACAACCTGATCTGGTCGCGCAGCAAGGGCGACTGA
- the ltrA gene encoding group II intron reverse transcriptase/maturase — translation MTANDIPVSGAGASLPDALMWDLVNWNRIEAEVKRLQMRIAKAVREGRWGKAKALQRLLTRSHSGKLLAVKRVTENRGKRTPGVDGKVWLTPAARWKGMLSMRHRGYRPMPLRRVYIPKSNGKMRPLGIPCMRCRAMQALWKLALEPIAETRADLNSYGFRPGRSTADAIEQCFNCLSHRTSAEWVLEGDIRGCFDNFSHAWLLKHIPMDKAILRQWLEAGYVDEGALFESRAGTPQGGIISPVLANMALDGLEAAVLASAGGSERAHRRAKFNVIRYADDFVVTGASKDVLESQVLPAIRRFMAERGLELSEEKTRITHIEQGFDFLGQNVRKYGRQCLTKPAKKSIKSLLDKVRAIIKGNATATQAAVIRLLNPVIRGWAMYHRHAAAKTTFNRVDDFIWHMLWRWAKRRHPAKSAWWIKKRYFRTIGNRNGDFATRGSADGKTVGIQLFRAMTVAITRHVKIPAAANPFDPAWTEYLDRRRASKRSVKLFGASLWC, via the coding sequence ATGACGGCAAACGACATTCCGGTGTCAGGCGCTGGTGCGTCCTTGCCCGATGCATTGATGTGGGATCTGGTGAACTGGAACCGCATCGAGGCAGAGGTGAAACGGCTTCAGATGCGTATCGCCAAGGCAGTTCGGGAAGGCAGGTGGGGCAAGGCGAAAGCCCTGCAGCGTCTGCTGACCCGCTCGCACAGCGGCAAGCTGCTTGCCGTCAAGCGAGTGACGGAAAACAGAGGCAAGAGAACGCCGGGGGTAGACGGGAAGGTCTGGCTGACCCCGGCGGCCAGATGGAAAGGGATGCTGTCGATGCGGCATCGTGGCTACCGCCCGATGCCGCTGAGACGGGTCTACATCCCCAAGAGCAATGGGAAGATGCGTCCGTTGGGAATTCCATGTATGCGGTGCCGGGCGATGCAGGCTTTGTGGAAGCTCGCCCTGGAACCCATCGCGGAGACGCGAGCGGACCTGAACTCCTATGGCTTCCGGCCAGGACGTTCGACCGCTGATGCCATCGAACAGTGTTTCAACTGCCTGTCGCATCGCACGTCGGCAGAGTGGGTTCTGGAAGGCGATATTCGAGGTTGTTTCGACAACTTCAGCCATGCCTGGCTCCTGAAGCACATACCGATGGACAAGGCGATCCTGCGCCAATGGCTGGAAGCTGGCTATGTCGATGAAGGGGCCCTGTTCGAGAGTCGGGCTGGCACACCCCAGGGAGGGATCATCTCGCCCGTGCTCGCGAACATGGCGTTGGACGGCCTGGAGGCTGCGGTTCTCGCGAGCGCCGGAGGATCGGAGCGCGCACATCGCAGGGCCAAGTTCAACGTCATCCGCTACGCCGATGACTTCGTGGTCACAGGCGCGTCGAAAGACGTGCTCGAATCCCAGGTTCTGCCTGCTATCCGCCGCTTCATGGCGGAACGCGGACTGGAACTGTCGGAGGAGAAGACCCGGATCACGCATATCGAGCAAGGGTTCGACTTCCTGGGTCAGAACGTGCGCAAGTACGGTCGCCAGTGCCTGACCAAGCCAGCAAAGAAGAGCATCAAGTCGCTGCTGGACAAGGTGAGGGCAATCATTAAAGGGAATGCAACCGCCACGCAAGCGGCAGTGATACGACTGCTCAACCCGGTGATCCGTGGTTGGGCCATGTACCACCGCCACGCTGCCGCGAAAACAACCTTTAATAGAGTCGATGACTTCATCTGGCACATGCTTTGGAGGTGGGCAAAGCGCAGGCATCCCGCCAAAAGTGCATGGTGGATCAAGAAGCGGTACTTCCGGACGATCGGGAATCGGAACGGGGACTTCGCAACAAGGGGCTCTGCCGACGGCAAAACTGTTGGTATCCAGCTCTTTCGTGCGATGACGGTGGCAATCACGCGCCACGTCAAAATCCCTGCAGCCGCCAACCCGTTCGACCCGGCATGGACTGAATACTTGGACCGCCGTCGAGCCTCGAAACGTTCCGTCAAACTGTTCGGTGCCAGCCTGTGGTGCTGA